A stretch of the Microcoleus sp. FACHB-68 genome encodes the following:
- a CDS encoding pantothenate kinase, producing MNQAKRDSKSWLALAIGNSRLHWARFTGSTLEGFWDTPHLPASVVKQLIERNFEANVWLQQMPNFVETKIFPSDTKPPPLWIASVVPDQLKLWQIYPKAQIITLDNLPLLGVYATLGIDRALALWGAGNQLNWPVLVIDAGTALTFTGADQRRQLVGGAILPGLGLQLQSLSQKTAALPLVNTSSEASLPSRWALNTQDAIQSGIIYSLLAGICNFIEDWCRQFPDSSVALTGGDSQVLFTYLQVFSHEIAAKIIVDPHLIFWGIRERVLAGNQSR from the coding sequence ATGAATCAAGCAAAGCGAGATAGCAAAAGCTGGTTGGCATTGGCGATCGGCAATTCTCGGCTGCACTGGGCGCGGTTCACCGGCAGCACCCTTGAGGGATTTTGGGATACACCCCACCTGCCGGCATCTGTAGTCAAGCAGTTGATAGAACGCAATTTTGAGGCGAATGTCTGGTTGCAACAAATGCCCAATTTTGTAGAGACAAAGATATTCCCATCAGACACAAAACCCCCGCCACTTTGGATCGCTTCTGTTGTTCCAGATCAGCTCAAACTTTGGCAAATTTATCCCAAGGCGCAGATCATTACTCTGGATAATTTACCTTTATTGGGTGTGTATGCCACCTTGGGAATTGACCGTGCTTTGGCTTTGTGGGGTGCCGGCAACCAGTTAAATTGGCCGGTTTTAGTGATTGATGCCGGCACAGCTTTAACCTTTACCGGCGCAGATCAACGTCGGCAGCTTGTCGGTGGTGCAATCTTGCCGGGTTTAGGCTTACAGTTGCAGTCTCTTTCACAAAAAACCGCTGCGTTGCCGCTTGTCAATACCTCCTCTGAAGCATCTCTTCCCTCACGCTGGGCGTTGAATACCCAAGATGCCATTCAAAGCGGAATTATTTACAGTCTTTTAGCCGGCATCTGCAATTTTATTGAGGATTGGTGCCGGCAATTCCCAGACAGTTCTGTTGCCCTCACCGGCGGCGATAGTCAGGTTTTATTTACCTATCTTCAAGTTTTTTCTCATGAAATTGCAGCTAAAATAATAGTTGATCCTCACCTAATCTTTTGGGGAATTCGTGAGCGAGTTTTGGCGGGAAATCAATCACGTTAA
- a CDS encoding GAF domain-containing protein produces MSFKRYAPSCPWPLSASYLPEGNKSVSQDSPSLTENTEDQDIQTLHLKQQVQMSALLNEINNSVRSTLDLEEILTSACRLLGQALKCSRVSILVNELEEAETFITRGEYNQGGYPVQLGLKVPIADNPHLKILLSQPGPLAVKNFQEFPGLGKRARGLVRTLGIRSMLAIATRCQGRVNGAIGLQQCDRERAWTEWEEQLLEGVASQLAIAINQAQLYSESRRQAERESLLRLVTNQIRSTLDLNTILQTAVRGVRQILNSDRVVIYQFKENWHGEIVVEDLIVPWPSIFRDMVADNCFSEEYAHLYQQGRVRSIPDIHKAGLNPCHVKYLESLQVKANLIVPIVMGRSGQTCEKSANSEPAQDLNNSEKPPIPNRLWGLLIAHECSTPRNWQPSEIELLSDLADQMAISIQQAELYAQVQDTAAKSQAQAQQLQAALEELRAAQMQLIQSVKLSSLGQMVAGIAHEMNNANNVILANLHHAQEYAGVLSQAINVVADVCPDSSAMVDRLNTELELDYIQQDFPQLLKSMQQGSERIRGIVLTLRNFSRLDEAESKVVNLNEGMESSLAMLQHRLKERVTIHKKYGNLPQVECCAGQINQVFFNLLNNALDAIEATDQLGELTIRTWQSTPDWVAISIRDNGAGISAGIQEKIFDPFFTTKPVGQGTGLGLSMCYQVIVKGHGGRLRCISSSGEGAEFIVELPVKAKGEGQ; encoded by the coding sequence ATGTCTTTCAAAAGATACGCACCTTCATGTCCCTGGCCTCTTTCAGCTTCATATCTACCAGAGGGAAACAAGTCAGTATCCCAAGACTCACCTTCACTGACAGAAAATACTGAAGATCAAGACATTCAAACCTTGCACCTAAAACAGCAAGTTCAGATGTCTGCTTTACTCAACGAAATTAACAACTCTGTCCGCAGTACCCTGGATCTTGAAGAAATCCTCACCTCTGCGTGCCGGCTACTGGGTCAAGCCCTCAAGTGCAGTCGCGTGAGCATTCTGGTTAATGAGTTAGAAGAGGCAGAAACGTTTATCACACGAGGGGAGTATAACCAAGGTGGCTATCCCGTGCAATTGGGGCTAAAGGTGCCCATTGCAGATAATCCTCACCTAAAGATTTTACTGTCACAACCAGGGCCGCTGGCTGTGAAAAACTTTCAGGAGTTTCCGGGGTTGGGTAAGCGGGCGCGAGGACTGGTGAGAACCTTGGGCATTCGGTCGATGTTGGCGATTGCAACTCGCTGTCAAGGACGAGTCAATGGGGCGATTGGTTTGCAGCAGTGCGATCGCGAACGTGCGTGGACAGAGTGGGAAGAGCAACTTTTAGAAGGCGTTGCAAGTCAACTGGCGATTGCGATTAACCAAGCGCAGCTTTACAGTGAAAGCCGGCGTCAAGCTGAGCGAGAATCTTTGTTGCGCTTAGTCACAAATCAAATTCGCAGCACCCTGGATTTAAACACGATTTTGCAAACAGCGGTGCGAGGCGTGCGTCAGATCCTCAACTCAGATCGGGTGGTCATTTACCAGTTCAAAGAAAACTGGCACGGGGAGATTGTAGTTGAGGATTTAATTGTCCCTTGGCCGTCGATTTTTAGGGACATGGTAGCGGATAATTGCTTTTCCGAAGAGTACGCGCATCTGTATCAGCAAGGGCGTGTGCGAAGCATTCCGGATATTCACAAAGCCGGTTTAAATCCGTGTCATGTTAAATATTTAGAAAGCTTGCAAGTTAAAGCGAATTTAATTGTGCCGATTGTTATGGGTCGCAGTGGGCAGACTTGCGAGAAATCTGCAAATTCCGAGCCGGCACAAGACTTGAACAACTCAGAAAAACCTCCCATCCCCAATCGTTTGTGGGGGCTGTTGATCGCCCATGAATGCAGCACTCCCCGGAACTGGCAACCCTCAGAAATAGAGTTGCTGTCCGATCTGGCTGATCAAATGGCAATTTCAATTCAGCAAGCTGAACTCTACGCGCAAGTTCAAGACACGGCTGCCAAATCTCAAGCTCAAGCTCAACAATTGCAAGCGGCATTAGAAGAATTGCGAGCAGCTCAGATGCAGCTCATTCAAAGTGTTAAGTTATCCAGTTTGGGGCAAATGGTGGCCGGCATTGCCCACGAAATGAACAATGCCAACAATGTTATTCTTGCCAATCTACATCATGCTCAAGAGTATGCAGGTGTGTTGAGTCAGGCAATTAATGTTGTTGCAGATGTGTGTCCTGATTCCTCAGCAATGGTTGACCGGCTGAATACGGAATTAGAGTTAGATTACATTCAACAAGACTTTCCCCAACTGCTCAAGTCTATGCAGCAAGGAAGTGAGCGAATTCGCGGAATTGTGTTGACGTTGCGGAATTTTTCTCGCTTAGATGAAGCCGAATCTAAAGTGGTGAATTTAAATGAGGGAATGGAAAGCAGTTTGGCAATGCTGCAACACCGGCTCAAAGAGCGTGTGACTATTCATAAAAAATATGGGAATCTGCCGCAGGTGGAATGTTGCGCCGGCCAGATTAATCAAGTATTTTTTAACCTACTCAACAACGCGTTAGATGCGATTGAAGCAACGGATCAGTTGGGTGAATTAACAATTCGCACTTGGCAAAGTACACCCGACTGGGTGGCAATTTCTATTCGTGATAACGGTGCCGGCATTTCTGCCGGTATTCAAGAGAAAATTTTTGACCCATTCTTCACCACAAAGCCCGTGGGACAAGGTACGGGTTTGGGGTTGTCGATGTGCTATCAAGTGATTGTCAAAGGTCATGGGGGCCGGCTGCGCTGCATTAGTTCATCTGGTGAGGGTGCAGAGTTTATTGTGGAATTGCCGGTTAAAGCGAAAGGCGAGGGGCAATGA
- a CDS encoding NUDIX hydrolase, which translates to MRRLWQFVQTVLGIIFRHPITGTTIIPILPDGKIVLVRRQDTGEWGLPGGIVNWGEDIPTAAKRELAEETGLELVKIRRLVGVYSAPDRDPRIHSICVLIEADVQGNMQIEDSLEIGEVQAFSPADLPEGKLAHDHTQQLQDYLNGLTTLA; encoded by the coding sequence ATGCGTCGTTTATGGCAGTTCGTGCAAACCGTGCTGGGGATTATTTTCCGTCATCCGATCACCGGCACTACCATCATCCCCATATTACCTGATGGCAAGATAGTATTAGTTCGCCGGCAAGATACAGGTGAGTGGGGTTTGCCGGGAGGCATTGTGAATTGGGGAGAAGATATTCCCACCGCTGCTAAACGTGAACTCGCAGAAGAAACCGGACTGGAATTAGTAAAAATTCGCCGGTTAGTTGGCGTTTATTCTGCACCAGATCGCGATCCGAGAATTCATTCGATCTGCGTTTTGATAGAAGCAGACGTGCAAGGAAATATGCAAATTGAGGATAGTCTAGAAATTGGAGAGGTTCAGGCATTTTCGCCGGCAGACTTGCCAGAAGGTAAACTTGCCCACGATCACACCCAACAATTACAAGACTATTTAAACGGCCTTACTACCTTAGCTTAA